A segment of the Candidatus Pelagisphaera phototrophica genome:
TCGCAATGGCGGATTAACCGGCAAAAAGGGGTCAAATTTCCAAGGCGGTTTGCGTTCGCCCGGCATTTTCTTCTGGCCCGATGGCGTTCGCGGCGGCCGGATTGAAAGCACGCCATCGGGAGCGGTTGATCTGTTGCCTACCATCTGCGGCTTAGCTGGTGTTGATAAACCCAAGGGCGTGCACCTCGATGGCTCCGACCTGTCACCTTTACTGATTGAGAGAGGAACGTTTACGCGCTCTCAACCCATGTTCTGGCTTGCCCCCTCATCACGCCATCTAGCCACCCTACGGGAAGGCAATTACACGCTGATGGGCTACCGTAGTTACAAATTGCCTGAAAATCAGGTCAGGAAAAACGAATTGACGCAGGAGATGGCCAGGTTGGCGGGTATCGATCCGTCGACGCCCGACCTGGGTTCCCGCGTCAGCAACACAACCTTCACCAGCCCCGAATACAAGCGCCTGAAGAACGAGTTCGTTCGTTTAAGAACCTTCCAGGAAGCGTGGATCCCAGTGATCAAGGCAGGCGATTTTAGTCGTTTCACTCTGTATGACTTAAGCACTGATCCAATGCAAAAGAAGGACATTGCAAAACAGCGGCCCAAAGTCACGGCACGGCTGAAGCAGAAGTTACTGACACTTTACGAGGATGTCTTGGCAGATGCTCCGGATTGGTATCCCACAAAGAATATGTGACTCTTTTAGACGAAGAACGGCGGCACACCTTTTTTGAAGATCATAAAATGGATCACCAACAAAAGAACGTGAAACTTTCGACACGAACCAAGTCTACCCGATATCGAATCAGGATTCTACCGTAGGTCAAATCAGACCCGTTAAATTTCCTACCTGCAAATTTAGCCGAGCCGTACCGTACCTTTTAAATATATTCTGGAGATTGCGGGTTGTTTGAAATAATTTTCACTAACCACTGAGGAAGAAAAGCTTGGAACAATTTAATACGCATCCAAATACCTATTACATAAGATTAATGGACAACTTAAACAAAGCTCAAAACAAGAGATTGCAGTCATCAAACCCTCAACGAGTCAGCAACTTGCCAATGACAGACTTCCACTTTCCCAATGTAGTCTCCAATGCAGCTGAAACCTAAATCGTCCAATTCAATGGTGACTGCATCATTTTCAGCGGAAGAGATTGAGCCTAGGGTAGATATTTGCAGGAGCAAGAATGTGGGTGGTTTTGCACAAAGTTGAAATCTGTTCGATGATCTTTTTTTCTGCGGGAAGCGTGTTTTGTTTTTGGCTTCTGCTAGATGCTTGAGTATACATAGGTACCAAACAATCCTCGACAAAACTGTCTGGACATCTAGTTTAGAACCCAAGATCTCATCTCATTAAAAAACAAATGAAAAAGCTCTTGAAGACTTACTTTATATTCGTCCTTGTAATATTTACAGCAGGACTTTATCTACATTTCAACGAGGATCCGAATTGGGCCTTTGTTAACGAAAAAGGGTCTTGGGTTTTAAAGAAGGATAGCGAGACTTTCTTTATTAGAGGTGCAGTAATGCATCACAAAATCAGTCGTCCTGAGTTGTTTGAAAAAATTGGGGGTAACGCTGTTAGAGTCCAAGCAGATTTAGAGCTCATAAGCGAGGCATACGACAATGGCCTTTACTCGTTCGTCAACTTGCCAATTATGTATCAGCGTGATGGTATGGATTGGAGTTGCGAGAGTCAGGTTGAAGCACAGGAAAAGAAAATAATCGAAGTTGTAAAAAAACTTAAGGGACACCCTGGTGTTATGATGTGGTCGCTGGGTAATGAACACGGAATCATTCCATCCAATGATTACAAATATGACTCAAATACTTGGAAAAGCTTAGATAGAATATCTCGAAGTGTGAAGTCGATTGATCCAAGTCACCCGATAGGATTCTGCGTGGGGGGCAGCGATTCGGAAAAGCTTTCGGAAATCGCGGAGGACTGTGGAAACTTGGACTTTATTGGAATCAACACTTACGGCGGCCTAAAAGAAGCACTTTCGGAAGCGAAGAGTGTATGGAAAAAACCAATAGTTTGTACCGAATGGGGAATCAAAGGCTGGTGGGGGCAGGGATGGCAAGCACACTGGCTAGTGATTGAGGAGACAACGAGCTTTGAAAAAAGTAAGCTGATTGAGGAAAGATGTCGTGAATTGGAAGATGGGAAAGACTTGTGTGTAGGAGGCTTCGCGTTTTATTGGGGAGATAGGGCTGAACAAAGTACTACATGGTGGGGTTTACTCCACGATAACCTTTCAACAGACTCTGTTGGATCGCTTGCTAGTGTTTGGAATGGTGTTTATGCTGATAGATCACCGCTAAAATTAGATAGACCGGTAATCAAAGATCTCAATGGGATTGCTTTAAAAGAGGGAGAGCTATATGCTACGACTTGGGACGCGCCTGAAGATTTCCGTGCAAGGGAGCGACCTACTTTAGCTTTGGATGAAGGTCGCGTTTACGAGGCTTCTGTTTTTCTAGACGGTGTAGATCATGAAACGATTCTTAATTGGGAGATTCGCGAGGGTACTGGGGTGATGGTTTATTCGAATAGCAAGGATGAAATAAGACTACTAGAGGATCTTATCCTAACTCAAGAAGGATCCCGCATTACTTTCAAAGCTCCTAAAGATACCGGGGTATATAGGCTGTATGTTTTTGCTAAAAAGGGTGATGATCATATAGCCTATGCGAACGAGGTATTCACTGCCGGAAGGTTAGCTCATGAAGATCGGGAGCGCTTATCAGAGCCCTACGAGACGAATCCACCGGTTCTGTTGCCTTGTGATTGAGATCGAGAAGGTCTAATAGTGCTTCAAGTTATCCAACATTCAGGCTGGGAAAGGCCTCAAAGTTGTCTTTAGCATTCTCCCCTTTTGCCGCTCCCAGGATCTCTTCTCGAAAATTCCTTTCAACTCAACAAATCAACCTTTACCCTGCCCTCCGAATCAAATAGGAACAATTAAAGTTCCTATCTAGAATGAAAAATATACTAATTAACTACGCCCAAAATATATGGTATAACTCTCAGCGTATGTGCAGCAAGACCGGGATCAGTATTGGTGGTTTTGATGAAGCACTTGAGCATAGTCTAGAAGATATATCTCCGAGGTTTATAGACAAATATAAACATATACTACAACACCAACGAGGTGCTGGATACTGGCTATGGAAGCCTTACATTATATATAAAAACTTAATTAAATTAGATACTGATGATGTTTTATTCTATTCGGATTCCGGATCTATGTTTATTGGATCATTTAACGATTACATGTTTGATGTATGTCGAGACGACGAAAAGGGAGTCATCTTATTTAAAGATAATCATCTTCAAAAAGTATATACTAAGCGCGATTGTTTAATTCTTATGAATTGCGATTCCCCCGAATTCTTGGAAAATAAACAATTAGTTGCCGGGTTTCAATTAGTTAGAAGGACAGACTTTTCAGTTTATTTTTATAGGACACTAATGGAATGGGCACAAGATGAACGAATAATAACAGATATTCCGAATACTTGCGGTAAGCCCAATTACCCGGAATTTAATGATCATAGACATGAGCAGAGTATACTTACAAACTTACAGTTGTTACATGACATAACAACAAAGACTGACCCATCGCAATGGGGTAATGATCGAAGGGAAACCGGATATAAGCAATTGATTAACTGTCATCGTAAAAATTATGATAAGACAGATGATGAATATATTAGAGTGATGAATAATGAATAAAATAAAGTAGATTTATCTCCATAGCGAACAGGGAGTTTTAAAGATGGATTCAACTAACGGTTTGTAGGTTTTTACCTTATAAACCCTGACAAATATGAACAATTATATTTCCTATCAACGCCAGAATACAGAATTCCAATGCATACAATGGGCCACAAAAAAAACTCGGAGTTTTGGCAAACCGGTCAGGGCAAAAGCAAATAAAACTAGAGCTATAATGAGGTCTCTTTTTATATTTTTAATATCTTGACTCTTCTAACTGAAAAAACAGGAGCAGCCTATCTCAATCCCACCAAGGAGTAAAGCGATTTCCAAATCTTTCCATGATCTCTTCATGATTCTCTATAAATTCTGATATATCATTTGAATGAACTTTTTTTAAGGCAGTCCCCTTTCCTATGCTCTTCTCAATTGCTTTGTCGTCAGCATCTACATTTAGGATCTTGAAAATCCTCTTAAAAAATGCATGTTTGTTCTCAAGGAACTCCTCATACAGAATTGGGTATGCCTTGATTCCGTAACGTTTTAGCCTCTGAAGCTCCAAGAACTTATCACAAATTTTTTTACGCAATTGTCAAGAATAGAACTGAATCGTTCTGGATCAATATGAATCTTGCCAAGACTTTCTTTGGACACTTCCCCTTTAGCAAGGGCAAACTGCAAATGGTTTTTATTAATTCCGTCTCCTCCATGATATTTGGAAAGAGCCCAGCGAAAGACATCCTGCCTGACAACTGTAAAAACTATAATATTATATTCCTTTAGAAATTTATATAGCATCCGGTTTTTAAGTTTCCTTTCAATCTTAATCACCATATTTTTAATGCTGTTAACTGGTACATTCCTAAAAAATTTTAATACTGTCGCCATTCTTCTTTTTGTTCCGAAACGCATCTTAAAACCGACAGGTGCGGCAGTTTCAAATTCTACAAGTCGGCCGGTTGCACTTTTATTATATATATAGTTGAGCAACTCCTGGCTTGAAGGATTGTTGCTATAAATCAGTTCGAAACATTTCCTTAAACGCCTCAGGGATATTTCTCCACAACAATGACAATCAAAGGGTTCCCATCCCCCTAACCCATCTTGATGAATGATTGAGATGCCTTTGAAGTTATCCAAAATCTGTACCATCGCAGTTGATCCCACTTTTTCATCAAATTGTATAATAAAATTTTTCATATAACAATGAATTCCTTATCACTTATTTTCTTATAATTTTCTTTAAGGCTCTCTTAATTACAGGAGGGCATAATCTCCTCAAACCCGATCGATATGTCAAATCAACTTGAGACACACCCCAAGGGAATCGCTCAAAATCAGAAAATCCCAACAATTGAATTTCCTATACCCTGCCCATCCAAGCCAAGCTGGGGCGCCAGTTTTTGCTTCGGGCGGGATGGGACCCCGGTCGTTATCAGGATAGTTTGCGGCGGTATTACCATTTGATTTCCGGCATGGATGCCGCCATCAGCATGGTTCTTGCGAAGCTAGAAGAAGCCGGCGTTGCGGATAATAACCTCGTGATTTACACATCAGATAATGGATATCACTGTGGCGACCAAGTCCTGCAGGGGAAATGCTGTCTTATGATTCTTCCGCTCTGAACCCCTTGATAATTTATGATCCGCGCAGTCCATCCAGAGGCAAGCAACTGAAAAATACATCCGTGGTGGGCAACATTGATTTTGTGCTGACGATCCTTGACTTGGCCGGTCTTGAAGTGCCTAAATATTGTTATGTTTTGCACCTCTTCGCAGGCAAATTCCCTCATTCATCACCATAATTAGATCCGGGAAATTTCGTGTTACGAACGAGCGCCCCTCTGCTCCTCATTGAGAACCAGACTCCCAATTGCAAAAGCCACGTTCGACCCACGCGTTCTCCAATCTCTATGCGACACTCCCTTCTAACCATCGCCTTGATCCTTGCCCTCCCCGCTTTCTCGACCGACGAAAGACCGCTTCGACAAGCTCAGGACAAGCCGAACATCATCCTCATCATGACCGACGACATGGGCTTCGAATGCCTCGGGGTCAATGGCAGCGTATCCTACAAAACGCCCAACCTCGATCGCATGGCCCAGGAAGGGGTCCGCTTCACCCACTGCTATTCTCAGCCGATCTGCTCCCCGTCCCGCGTTCAGATCATGACCGGGATCTACAACAACCGGAACTATACGAAATGGGGTACCCTGCCCCAATCGGAAACGACCTTCGGGCATATCATGCAGGAGGCCGGCTACGCCACCGCCACCGCCGGAAAATGGCAGCTGAGCACCGAAGGGGTCACGGCCTCCAAGGCAGGCTTTGACGAGACCTGCATGTGGGCCTATGGATTCGACCTGGAAGGCTTCGAGCTAAAGCATCCCATCGGAGCAAAGAACAATTACTACTACAACCCCAAGCGCCCATCGGAACGCTATTACGCCATCGAGGACGATCGGCCCCATATGACCTCGCGCTACTGGAACCCCTGCGTCCTGCGCAACGGGGAGCTGGTTAAAACGAGCTACGTGGATTATGCGCCGGACATCTGCACGGATTTTCTGGTCGACTACATCGAACGCAAACAAGCGCAGCCCTTCTTCATCTACTACCCGATGATCCTCACCCACGGACCCAATGTCCCGACCCCGGATTCCGAAGGGATCGAACAGATGAGCAATGCTCAGAAACTGAAAGGCAACAAGGTCTACTTCAAGGACATGGTGGAATATGCCGACAAGCTCGTCGGACGCATTCTCGACCAACTCGAAGCCCTGGGACTGCGCGACAACACCCTCATCCTCTTCACGGGCGACAATGGAACCCAGCGCGGCACCCGAACTGAAACCGAGGATGGAATGATTATTGGCGGCAAAGGCAGCACTGCCAACGCTGGAACCCACGTCCCCCTTATCACCAGCTGGCGGGGCAGCGGCGTCATGGGTCAAGCCTGCGACGACTTGGTGGACTTCACCGACTTCCTCATGACCATCATTCATGCAGGCGGTGTTCCCCTTCCCCAGCACCTATCGCTGGACGGTCGCAGCTTCCTTCCTCAAATCGCCGGAAAGTCGTATCGGTCGGATGTATACAGAACTGAGAAACGCGACTGGGTATTCTGTCACTGGGACAAGAACCCCGCCAGCCCCATGGCCAACCCAAAATTCCCTCGAGCCAGGTTCGCGCGCAACGAACGATTTAAGCTCTACGACAATGGCCGCCTGTACGACCTGTCCACCGACCCCCTCGAACAACGCGTCCTTCCCGATAATCCGGAGCGGCAGTCCGTTCGAAACGAGCTCCAAGCCGTCTTGGATGCCATGCCCATGAAACCCGATTTCTACACCCAGGGCGGCGTCACCCGTGAAGACAATCTGGCCGCCCCCAAAGGTCAGGGTCCCAGTGAGGAAATCGAGGCCAACCCTAAGCTGATGGGTGAGTAAGGGATGCTACAAATAATTTGTCCGCAATCTGTCTAAAATCTAGCCTACTTTAATACAGTCTTTGTAAATCAAAGACTTACAAAGCATAATGGTGCCCTCGCCGGGATTCGAACCCGGATTACCGGCTTCGGAAACCGGTGCTCTATCCATTGAACTACGAGGACAACTCTTGGTGAAAGGCCGCGATTCTCAACCAACAGACTCCAAAGTCGAGTATGATTTTAGATATGAATCGCCTCGTTACCAGTGGCTGCAGCGGCTTCCGCCGACGCTTCACTCAAAGTGGGATGGGCATGAATGGTGTGGTGAATTTCGTCGATTGTGCCTTCCAACTCCATAGCTAGACAAAATTCGGCAATGAGCTCGGTCGCATCGTTACCAATTATGTGGGCCCCCAGAATTTCGCCCGTTTCCGGATCGCTAATCACCTTCACAAATCCATCCGAGGCATTGGCGGCAACCGCTTTGCCAGAGGCCACGAAAGGAAACTTTCCGACCTTGTAGTCGAGCCCCTTTTCCTTTGCCGCTTGCTCGGTGATGCCCGTGCTCGCTATCTGGGGAAGGCAATAAGTACACCCGGGGAAATTGGTAACGCGCTTCGGCTCGCTGTGGCCAAACATTCCATTAACCGCCTGAATAGCTTCGTAGGTCGCTACGTGAGCGAGCGTGGGCGGACCAATGATGTCGCCCGCCGCGAATATACCCTTAACGTTCGTCTCATACCTGCCATCGACTACGATAAAACCTCGGTCTAATTCCAGCTTAACGGACTCCGCCAAAGCTCCTTCGAGATTCGCTTGGATTCCTACCGCTTGAATTACTGATTCCACCTCAAGCTTCACGGGCTTGCCCTTTTTCACATAGTCGATGGTGACCGAGTTCTTACCGACCTTCGCTTCTTTGATTTCTATGTTAAGTTCACAATGGATCTTCTGCTTTTTAAATGAGCGCTCCAGCACCTTAGCCACTTCCTCGTCTTCGACCGGAACGAGTTGGGGCAAAATTTCGAGTATCGTTACCTCAGTTCCAAACGCATTGAGAAAATAGGCGAACTCTACCCCTATTGCACCCGATCCTATGATCGCCACGGATTTGGGCTGCTTTTTCATGACCAGTGCTTCGCGTGAGGTCATTACCCGCTCGCCTTGAATCGGAAGAAATGGCAGTACCTTGGCCCGGCAACCGGTCGCGATTAGGATGTTATCCGCTTTAAGGCTCTCCCCTTTTCGATCACCTTCCGTTAACGTAATCGCACCCGCCTCCGTCACTTGAGCGTTCGCTACGATGTAATCTACCTTGTTCTTCTTGAAGAGAAATTCGATTCCCTTAGCCATTTGATCAGCAACACCCCGAGAGCGCTCGATCACCTTGGCAAAGTCGTACTCTACCGATCCGACGGTTATTCCGAAGGTCTCCGCCTTCTGTAAACTCGCCATCAGCTCAGCGCTTTTCAGCAAAGCCTTGCTGGGAATACAGCCCCAGTTCAGGCAAGTACCTCCTGCCCGCTCCATTTCAACACAGGCCACTTTTTTGCCGAGTTGTCCTGCGCGTATCGCAGCTGCGTAGCCTCCCGGCCCTCCTCCAATGACAATGAGATCGTATTTTGCTTCTGACATATCCGAAATTAAGAAGACTAACCAAGTAGTTAACATCTAACATCATGTCTAGGACAATGATCAAACCAACGCAGGATTCGACGAGCCAGGGCGTGAAGGAAGAGCTGTCCTATCCTACTTCAGTTTGCCTAAATATCGATCACATCGTCGTCGCGACGAAGGGCGCGTCTTTCCGAGAATGTCTGCTTTCTCACTTTCGGGTCGAGAGAACCGTCTACTCGCCCATTCTGAGAAACCGCGACTCGTACTCGGTTTTGGGCTCCGTTGATCCAGGAATTAAAAAACAGATTTAGCACCGTAATTATCAAT
Coding sequences within it:
- a CDS encoding glycoside hydrolase family 2 TIM barrel-domain containing protein, whose protein sequence is MKKLLKTYFIFVLVIFTAGLYLHFNEDPNWAFVNEKGSWVLKKDSETFFIRGAVMHHKISRPELFEKIGGNAVRVQADLELISEAYDNGLYSFVNLPIMYQRDGMDWSCESQVEAQEKKIIEVVKKLKGHPGVMMWSLGNEHGIIPSNDYKYDSNTWKSLDRISRSVKSIDPSHPIGFCVGGSDSEKLSEIAEDCGNLDFIGINTYGGLKEALSEAKSVWKKPIVCTEWGIKGWWGQGWQAHWLVIEETTSFEKSKLIEERCRELEDGKDLCVGGFAFYWGDRAEQSTTWWGLLHDNLSTDSVGSLASVWNGVYADRSPLKLDRPVIKDLNGIALKEGELYATTWDAPEDFRARERPTLALDEGRVYEASVFLDGVDHETILNWEIREGTGVMVYSNSKDEIRLLEDLILTQEGSRITFKAPKDTGVYRLYVFAKKGDDHIAYANEVFTAGRLAHEDRERLSEPYETNPPVLLPCD
- a CDS encoding sulfatase-like hydrolase/transferase is translated as MRRYYHLISGMDAAISMVLAKLEEAGVADNNLVIYTSDNGYHCGDQVLQGKCCLMILPL
- the lpdA gene encoding dihydrolipoyl dehydrogenase is translated as MSEAKYDLIVIGGGPGGYAAAIRAGQLGKKVACVEMERAGGTCLNWGCIPSKALLKSAELMASLQKAETFGITVGSVEYDFAKVIERSRGVADQMAKGIEFLFKKNKVDYIVANAQVTEAGAITLTEGDRKGESLKADNILIATGCRAKVLPFLPIQGERVMTSREALVMKKQPKSVAIIGSGAIGVEFAYFLNAFGTEVTILEILPQLVPVEDEEVAKVLERSFKKQKIHCELNIEIKEAKVGKNSVTIDYVKKGKPVKLEVESVIQAVGIQANLEGALAESVKLELDRGFIVVDGRYETNVKGIFAAGDIIGPPTLAHVATYEAIQAVNGMFGHSEPKRVTNFPGCTYCLPQIASTGITEQAAKEKGLDYKVGKFPFVASGKAVAANASDGFVKVISDPETGEILGAHIIGNDATELIAEFCLAMELEGTIDEIHHTIHAHPTLSEASAEAAAATGNEAIHI
- a CDS encoding sulfatase-like hydrolase/transferase — translated: MRHSLLTIALILALPAFSTDERPLRQAQDKPNIILIMTDDMGFECLGVNGSVSYKTPNLDRMAQEGVRFTHCYSQPICSPSRVQIMTGIYNNRNYTKWGTLPQSETTFGHIMQEAGYATATAGKWQLSTEGVTASKAGFDETCMWAYGFDLEGFELKHPIGAKNNYYYNPKRPSERYYAIEDDRPHMTSRYWNPCVLRNGELVKTSYVDYAPDICTDFLVDYIERKQAQPFFIYYPMILTHGPNVPTPDSEGIEQMSNAQKLKGNKVYFKDMVEYADKLVGRILDQLEALGLRDNTLILFTGDNGTQRGTRTETEDGMIIGGKGSTANAGTHVPLITSWRGSGVMGQACDDLVDFTDFLMTIIHAGGVPLPQHLSLDGRSFLPQIAGKSYRSDVYRTEKRDWVFCHWDKNPASPMANPKFPRARFARNERFKLYDNGRLYDLSTDPLEQRVLPDNPERQSVRNELQAVLDAMPMKPDFYTQGGVTREDNLAAPKGQGPSEEIEANPKLMGE